One window of Paenibacillus albicereus genomic DNA carries:
- the mraZ gene encoding division/cell wall cluster transcriptional repressor MraZ codes for MFLGEHQHSLDDKGRLTIPARFREHLGPAFIATRGLDHCLFVYPMEEWKQLEQKIRQLPLMKADARAFSRFFFSGAVELELDKQGRVNLPNHLTEYAKLEKDCMVLGVSSRVEIWSKPLWEGYYDQSEETFNEIAEKLVDFDLQF; via the coding sequence ATGTTTCTCGGAGAGCATCAGCACAGCTTGGATGACAAAGGCCGCCTTACGATTCCAGCCCGGTTCCGCGAGCATCTCGGCCCGGCTTTCATCGCGACCCGCGGTTTGGACCACTGCCTGTTTGTGTATCCAATGGAAGAGTGGAAGCAGCTCGAGCAGAAGATTCGCCAGCTCCCCCTGATGAAGGCGGACGCAAGAGCGTTCAGCCGTTTTTTCTTTTCCGGAGCGGTCGAATTGGAGCTCGACAAACAGGGAAGGGTAAATTTGCCCAATCACTTGACGGAGTATGCGAAGCTGGAAAAGGATTGCATGGTGCTCGGCGTGTCGAGCCGGGTCGAAATCTGGAGCAAGCCGCTATGGGAAGGATACTACGATCAGTCGGAGGAGACTTTCAACGAGATCGCGGAGAAGCTGGTGGATTTTGACCTTCAATTCTAG
- the rsmH gene encoding 16S rRNA (cytosine(1402)-N(4))-methyltransferase RsmH, with protein sequence MFHHITVLREEAVDGLSIKPDGIYVDCTLGGAGHSELIASRLGPGGRLIAFDQDDWAHENARVRLAPYLDRVTLVRSNFRYLQEQLMLLPEVPKKDGIPQVDGILFDLGVSSPQLDEAERGFSYNHDAPLDMRMDRESELTAHEIVNAWDERELARILFVYGEEKFSRQIARAIVKRRAEGEIATTGELAELVKSGIPAAARRTGGHPAKRSFQALRIAVNDELGAEEEALEQAVACTAPGGRISVITFHSLEDRICKQLFAGHLARCTCPPDFPQCVCGNKGALKLVTRKPVLPSEEELEANPRSRSAKLRVAEKLDA encoded by the coding sequence TTGTTCCATCACATTACGGTATTGAGGGAAGAGGCCGTCGACGGCCTGTCGATCAAGCCGGACGGCATCTACGTCGACTGCACGCTCGGCGGAGCCGGGCACAGCGAGCTGATCGCGTCCAGGCTCGGCCCCGGCGGCCGGCTGATCGCGTTCGACCAGGACGACTGGGCGCATGAGAACGCCCGCGTCCGGCTCGCCCCCTATCTCGATCGGGTGACGCTCGTGCGCAGCAACTTCCGCTACCTTCAGGAGCAGCTCATGCTGCTGCCGGAGGTGCCCAAGAAGGACGGCATCCCGCAGGTCGACGGAATCCTGTTCGATCTCGGCGTCTCCAGTCCGCAGCTGGACGAGGCGGAGAGGGGCTTCAGCTACAACCACGACGCTCCGCTCGACATGCGGATGGACCGGGAGTCGGAGCTGACGGCGCATGAGATCGTCAATGCGTGGGACGAGCGCGAGCTCGCCCGCATCCTGTTCGTCTACGGCGAGGAGAAGTTCTCCCGGCAGATCGCGCGCGCCATCGTCAAGCGGCGGGCCGAAGGGGAGATCGCGACGACGGGCGAGCTGGCGGAGCTCGTCAAGTCCGGCATCCCGGCGGCGGCGAGGCGCACGGGCGGACATCCGGCCAAGCGCAGCTTCCAGGCGTTGCGGATCGCCGTCAACGACGAGCTCGGAGCCGAGGAGGAAGCGCTGGAGCAGGCCGTCGCCTGCACGGCCCCCGGCGGCAGGATTTCGGTCATCACCTTCCATTCGCTGGAGGACCGGATCTGCAAGCAGCTGTTCGCAGGGCATTTGGCCCGCTGCACGTGCCCGCCCGATTTTCCCCAGTGCGTCTGCGGCAACAAAGGCGCGCTGAAGCTCGTGACGCGCAAGCCGGTGCTGCCGTCGGAGGAAGAGCTCGAAGCCAACCCCCGCTCACGCTCCGCGAAGCTGAGGGTGGCCGAAAAGCTGGACGCCTAA
- a CDS encoding S-layer homology domain-containing protein yields the protein MRKSSIWLLSVLLLSSALPYQAGKAEAAGMNQEFAAVADTNEEDGMMYGTEPEMYIGRLLTPGDNIDAVQRSAVRFNMSAVTGSITQATLKLFVNYDSQNPNQKIEVWGSADNAFTDVDGPGRLPAYDSSDSSAGNYKLYQGPIADGAYISIDVTEIVKRFADVKTHSDDNVTLVLTGTETPGIDSRISVAARENSARAPKLEVTTSINQAPSGSISIAGGATFTNSLSVALNPTGSDPDGDPLQMQFSNDGTTWSALQPLQPTTAWTLPAGDGIKTVYMRLHDGNDPSTVMSDTIVLDRTSPVVSGVSAGGIYATDRTITFSEGTAELDGVSFASGSTVTAEGSHALVVTDAAGNVTTVSFVLDKSKPTGTLSINGGAAATTTGSVLLSATGSDSLSSVDAMQLSSDGTSWSSWEPFATSKSYLLPAGDGPKTVYLRLRDAAGNVSDSISDTIELDTTPPVVAGVTEGGLYNAAPTVTFGEGTATLDGAPFASGSAAAGEGSHTLVVTDAAGNTATVTFFVDTAKPTGSVTINGGDAVTGEAQVTLSLAAADPGDAAASGLESMQLSLDGTTWSAAEPVAASKTVALPAGDGEKTVYVRYIDKAGNVSESISDTIELDTTPPVVAGVTEGGLYNAAPTVTFGEGTATLDGAPFASGSAAAGEGSHELVVTDAAGNTATVTFFVDTAKPTGSVTINGGDAATGEAQVTLALAAADPGDAAASGLESMQLSLDGTTWSAAEPVAASKTVALPAGDGEKTVYVRYIDKAGNVSESISDTIELDTTPPVVAGVTEGGLYNAAPTVTFGEGTATLDGAPFASGSAAAGEGSHELVVTDAAGNTATVTFFVDTAKPTGSVTINGGDAATGEAQVTLALAAADPGDAAASGLESMQLSLDGTTWSAAEPVAASKTVALPAGDGEKTVYVRYIDKAGNVSESISDTIELDTTPPVVAGVTEGGLYNAAPTVTFGEGTATLDGAPFASGSAAAGEGSHELVVTDAAGNTATVTFFVDTAKPTGSVTINGGDAATGEAQVTLALAAADPGDAAASGLESMQLSLDGTTWSAAEPVAASKTVALPAGDGEKTVYVRYIDKAGNVSESLSDTIELDTTPPVVSGVADKGVYDSAVSISFNEGTATLDGKSVDSGVKVDAWGSHTLIVTDRAGNRTTVVFTLQSPFVPSLPAQPLPAADAGAELNRLVQAFGSGEIRIAGERRTAIVTMSPLKIEGLLAGMAAGSVLSVPAAPGMDASTLALDGSSATLLASRNIRLSVETPAGAFAIPTAELKALLDRFGPDASPSEVQLRVELVQLAGERLPQPNASAGVELLSGGLEARVYAAYQGREIVADRFQLPMELLFALPAGVNSGRITTAVAFGPNGVLHHLPTRVTQKDGVYYAAATSYAGGLQGVVHHEVRFADTSGHWADSSIANMSSRLIVQGAPNGQFRPNAPVTRAEFTAMLVRAFGLWQPEGTGAFKDVGKSAWYKDSIASAMERGLAGGYGDGTFRPNAGITREEAFAMLGKAMRLAGMDGELSAEEAQQRLDGLGDASALKSWSRSAIALALKYGILKGDGGQIKPSRDLTRAETAVLIERLLQASRLIDGPPSA from the coding sequence GTGAGAAAATCTTCGATCTGGCTGCTCAGCGTCCTGCTGCTCAGCTCCGCGCTGCCTTATCAAGCCGGCAAGGCGGAGGCGGCGGGCATGAATCAGGAATTCGCTGCCGTCGCCGATACCAACGAAGAAGACGGGATGATGTACGGCACCGAGCCGGAAATGTATATCGGTCGATTGCTTACGCCAGGGGACAACATCGATGCGGTGCAGCGCTCCGCGGTCCGATTCAATATGAGCGCGGTTACCGGCTCCATCACGCAGGCGACGCTGAAGCTGTTCGTCAACTACGACTCCCAGAATCCGAACCAGAAGATCGAGGTATGGGGATCGGCCGACAATGCTTTCACCGACGTCGACGGTCCCGGCAGGCTGCCCGCCTACGACAGCTCCGATAGCAGCGCAGGCAACTACAAGCTGTATCAAGGGCCTATTGCGGACGGGGCCTATATCTCCATCGACGTGACGGAGATCGTCAAGAGGTTCGCCGACGTCAAAACCCACTCCGACGACAACGTGACGCTGGTGCTGACCGGCACGGAGACGCCGGGCATCGACTCCCGCATCTCCGTGGCGGCTCGCGAGAATTCGGCCCGGGCTCCGAAGCTGGAAGTGACGACGTCGATCAATCAGGCGCCGAGCGGGAGCATTTCGATCGCCGGCGGCGCGACCTTTACGAACTCGCTGTCCGTCGCGCTGAATCCGACGGGCAGCGACCCGGACGGCGATCCGCTGCAGATGCAGTTCTCCAACGACGGCACGACATGGAGCGCGCTTCAGCCGCTGCAACCGACGACCGCTTGGACGCTTCCGGCAGGCGATGGAATCAAGACCGTATATATGAGGCTTCATGACGGGAACGACCCCTCGACGGTCATGTCGGACACGATCGTTCTGGACAGGACTTCTCCGGTCGTCTCGGGCGTGTCCGCCGGCGGCATCTACGCAACCGATCGAACTATTACGTTCTCCGAAGGCACGGCCGAACTGGATGGAGTCAGCTTCGCCAGCGGCTCTACCGTCACGGCGGAAGGCAGCCATGCGCTGGTCGTGACGGACGCCGCGGGCAACGTGACGACGGTCTCGTTTGTTCTCGACAAATCGAAGCCGACCGGCACGCTCTCCATCAACGGCGGCGCTGCGGCGACGACAACCGGTTCGGTCTTGCTCTCGGCGACCGGCAGCGACAGCCTATCCTCCGTGGATGCCATGCAGCTTTCATCCGATGGAACGAGCTGGTCGTCCTGGGAGCCTTTTGCGACCTCAAAAAGCTACTTGCTTCCGGCAGGAGACGGCCCCAAAACCGTCTATCTCCGATTGAGGGATGCAGCCGGCAACGTCTCGGATTCCATCTCGGATACGATCGAGCTGGATACGACGCCGCCGGTCGTAGCGGGCGTGACGGAAGGCGGGCTGTACAACGCCGCGCCGACGGTGACGTTCGGCGAAGGCACGGCGACGCTGGACGGCGCGCCGTTCGCGAGCGGCTCGGCGGCGGCAGGCGAAGGCAGCCATACGCTGGTCGTAACGGACGCCGCGGGCAATACGGCGACGGTGACGTTTTTCGTCGATACGGCAAAACCGACGGGCAGCGTGACGATCAACGGCGGGGACGCGGTGACGGGCGAGGCGCAGGTGACGCTGTCGCTGGCGGCGGCCGATCCGGGAGACGCGGCCGCTTCGGGCCTGGAGTCGATGCAGCTGTCGCTGGACGGCACGACGTGGAGCGCGGCGGAGCCGGTCGCGGCGAGCAAGACGGTCGCGCTGCCGGCGGGCGATGGGGAAAAGACCGTCTACGTGCGGTACATCGACAAGGCGGGCAACGTCTCGGAGTCCATCTCGGATACGATCGAGCTGGATACGACGCCGCCGGTCGTAGCGGGCGTGACGGAAGGCGGGCTGTACAACGCCGCGCCGACGGTGACGTTCGGCGAAGGCACGGCGACGCTGGACGGCGCGCCGTTCGCGAGCGGCTCGGCGGCGGCAGGCGAAGGCAGCCATGAGCTGGTCGTGACGGACGCCGCGGGCAATACGGCGACAGTGACGTTTTTCGTCGATACGGCAAAGCCGACAGGCAGCGTGACGATCAACGGCGGGGACGCGGCGACGGGCGAGGCGCAGGTGACGCTGGCGCTGGCGGCGGCCGATCCGGGAGACGCGGCCGCCTCGGGCCTGGAGTCGATGCAGCTGTCGCTGGACGGCACGACGTGGAGCGCGGCGGAGCCGGTCGCGGCGAGCAAGACGGTCGCGCTGCCGGCGGGCGACGGGGAAAAGACCGTCTACGTGCGGTACATCGACAAGGCGGGCAACGTCTCGGAGTCCATCTCGGATACGATCGAGCTGGATACGACGCCGCCGGTCGTAGCGGGCGTGACGGAAGGCGGGCTGTACAACGCCGCGCCGACGGTGACGTTCGGCGAAGGCACGGCGACGCTGGACGGCGCGCCGTTCGCGAGCGGCTCGGCGGCGGCAGGCGAAGGCAGCCATGAGCTGGTCGTGACGGACGCCGCGGGCAATACGGCGACAGTGACGTTTTTCGTCGATACGGCAAAGCCGACAGGCAGCGTGACGATCAACGGCGGGGACGCGGCGACGGGCGAGGCGCAGGTGACGCTGGCGCTGGCGGCGGCCGATCCGGGAGACGCGGCCGCCTCGGGCCTGGAGTCGATGCAGCTGTCGCTGGACGGCACGACGTGGAGCGCGGCGGAGCCGGTCGCGGCGAGCAAGACGGTCGCGCTGCCGGCGGGCGACGGGGAAAAGACCGTCTACGTGCGGTACATCGACAAGGCGGGCAACGTCTCGGAGTCCATCTCGGATACGATCGAGCTGGATACGACGCCGCCGGTCGTAGCGGGCGTGACGGAAGGCGGGCTGTACAACGCCGCGCCGACGGTGACGTTCGGCGAAGGCACGGCGACGCTGGACGGCGCGCCGTTCGCGAGCGGCTCGGCGGCGGCAGGCGAAGGCAGCCATGAGCTGGTCGTGACGGACGCCGCGGGCAATACGGCGACAGTGACGTTTTTCGTCGATACGGCAAAGCCGACAGGCAGCGTGACGATCAACGGCGGGGACGCGGCGACGGGCGAGGCGCAGGTGACGCTGGCGCTGGCGGCGGCCGATCCGGGAGACGCGGCCGCCTCGGGCCTGGAGTCGATGCAGCTGTCGCTGGACGGCACGACGTGGAGCGCGGCGGAGCCGGTCGCGGCGAGCAAGACGGTCGCGCTGCCGGCGGGCGACGGGGAAAAGACCGTATACGTGCGCTACATCGACAAGGCGGGCAACGTCTCGGAGTCCCTCTCGGATACGATCGAGCTGGACACGACGCCGCCGGTCGTCAGCGGAGTCGCGGACAAAGGCGTCTACGACTCCGCCGTCTCCATCTCCTTCAACGAGGGAACGGCAACGCTCGACGGCAAGAGCGTTGATAGCGGAGTCAAGGTCGACGCATGGGGCAGCCATACGCTGATCGTGACCGATCGGGCCGGCAACCGGACGACGGTTGTGTTTACGCTGCAATCTCCTTTCGTGCCGAGCCTTCCGGCCCAGCCGCTTCCTGCCGCTGACGCCGGCGCGGAGCTGAATAGGCTCGTTCAGGCCTTCGGCAGCGGCGAGATCAGGATCGCCGGAGAACGGCGGACGGCAATCGTCACGATGAGTCCGCTCAAGATCGAAGGGCTGCTGGCAGGCATGGCCGCCGGCAGCGTGCTGTCCGTGCCGGCGGCGCCCGGTATGGATGCCTCGACGCTTGCGCTGGACGGCAGCAGCGCAACCCTGCTGGCAAGCCGGAACATCCGGCTCTCGGTCGAGACTCCGGCCGGCGCCTTTGCGATTCCGACCGCCGAGCTGAAGGCGCTGCTGGACCGCTTCGGACCGGACGCTTCTCCGTCAGAGGTCCAGCTGCGGGTCGAGCTCGTTCAGCTGGCGGGCGAGCGGCTCCCTCAGCCGAACGCGAGCGCCGGCGTGGAGTTGCTCTCCGGAGGCTTGGAGGCGCGCGTGTACGCGGCTTACCAGGGCCGCGAGATCGTCGCGGACCGCTTCCAGCTGCCGATGGAGCTTCTCTTCGCGCTCCCGGCCGGCGTCAATTCCGGCCGAATCACGACGGCGGTCGCCTTTGGCCCGAACGGCGTCCTTCATCATCTGCCGACAAGGGTGACGCAAAAGGACGGCGTCTACTATGCGGCCGCCACCAGCTATGCGGGCGGCCTGCAGGGAGTCGTGCATCATGAGGTCCGATTTGCAGACACGTCCGGTCATTGGGCGGACAGCAGCATCGCCAATATGTCCAGCCGCCTGATCGTGCAAGGAGCTCCGAACGGCCAGTTCCGTCCGAATGCGCCTGTGACGCGGGCAGAATTCACGGCGATGCTCGTCCGCGCCTTCGGACTGTGGCAGCCGGAAGGCACAGGCGCCTTCAAGGATGTAGGGAAGTCGGCCTGGTACAAGGACAGCATCGCTTCCGCCATGGAGCGAGGCCTCGCAGGCGGCTATGGCGACGGAACGTTTCGTCCGAACGCCGGCATTACCCGCGAGGAAGCCTTCGCGATGCTCGGCAAGGCGATGCGTCTCGCCGGCATGGACGGGGAGCTGTCCGCCGAAGAAGCGCAGCAACGGCTGGACGGCCTAGGCGATGCTTCCGCGCTCAAGAGCTGGTCGCGCAGCGCGATCGCGCTGGCGCTCAAATACGGCATTCTCAAAGGCGACGGAGGGCAGATCAAGCCTTCCCGCGACTTGACCCGAGCCGAAACGGCGGTTTTGATCGAGCGGCTGCTTCAAGCGTCGCGCCTCATCGACGGCCCGCCTTCCGCTTGA
- a CDS encoding phage tail protein, translated as MSEPYLGEIRLFSIPYAPKGWLPCNGQQLSIQQNQALFSLLGTIYGGDGVRTFALPNLQGRAPLHPDPAHRLDQGQTGGEEAHVLTPAEMPVHRHQAYGASTAATSSSPAGSVWAKPSANDYAAAATASMSPAALATAGQSSAHGNMQPYTVITFCIAVTGLYPSRN; from the coding sequence ATGTCCGAACCCTATCTGGGCGAAATCCGTCTGTTCTCGATACCCTATGCGCCAAAGGGCTGGCTGCCTTGCAATGGACAGCAGCTGTCGATCCAGCAAAACCAGGCTTTGTTCAGCCTGCTCGGAACGATCTACGGCGGCGATGGCGTCAGGACTTTCGCGCTGCCGAACCTGCAAGGCAGAGCTCCGCTCCATCCCGATCCCGCCCATAGGCTGGACCAAGGCCAGACGGGAGGCGAGGAGGCGCATGTGCTGACGCCGGCGGAGATGCCGGTCCATCGGCATCAGGCCTACGGCGCTTCGACAGCGGCTACCTCCAGCTCGCCGGCGGGCAGCGTCTGGGCCAAGCCGTCGGCCAACGACTATGCCGCGGCCGCGACCGCGTCGATGAGTCCGGCCGCGCTCGCGACGGCAGGCCAAAGCTCCGCTCACGGCAACATGCAGCCGTATACGGTCATCACGTTCTGCATCGCCGTCACAGGCCTTTACCCTTCACGAAACTAG
- a CDS encoding phage tail protein, giving the protein MDPYIGEIRMFAGTFAPRGWAFCDGTLLAIRANTALFSILGNIYGGDGITTFALPDLRGRAPMHKGQGPGLTERLLGQMGGEQAAVLTEAQLPPHTHAPACQSASGNLASPEGAVWSKTTGRSGPPAYGAAPNAPMNPEAIGAAGSGQLHNNMQPYLGIPFIICLEGIFPPRG; this is encoded by the coding sequence ATGGATCCTTATATCGGAGAAATTCGAATGTTCGCCGGCACGTTCGCGCCGAGGGGCTGGGCGTTCTGCGACGGCACCCTGCTGGCGATCCGGGCCAATACCGCGCTTTTTTCCATCCTGGGCAACATCTACGGCGGGGACGGGATCACGACGTTCGCCCTCCCCGACCTGCGCGGCCGAGCGCCGATGCACAAGGGGCAGGGGCCAGGCTTGACGGAGCGGCTCCTCGGTCAGATGGGTGGCGAACAGGCCGCTGTCCTGACGGAAGCGCAGCTGCCGCCACATACCCATGCTCCCGCCTGTCAGTCGGCGAGCGGCAACTTGGCGAGCCCGGAAGGGGCGGTATGGAGCAAAACGACGGGCCGCAGCGGCCCGCCCGCCTATGGCGCCGCGCCCAACGCGCCCATGAACCCGGAAGCGATCGGCGCTGCCGGCTCGGGCCAGCTCCACAACAACATGCAGCCTTATCTGGGCATTCCCTTCATCATCTGCCTCGAAGGCATTTTTCCGCCGCGCGGCTAG
- a CDS encoding septum formation initiator family protein, whose product MAYTNGNLALQPKRKPQQQPVKETKRVVQVRRMIPPREMLRYMASVLAVVGILVLILFRYAQDYRMELQIKEMNANYQQATVDVKVLQGEVAKLSDPAVIAKKAKELGMTPAGADKADEGQEAGR is encoded by the coding sequence TTGGCTTACACGAATGGCAATTTGGCTTTGCAGCCCAAACGAAAACCGCAGCAGCAGCCGGTAAAGGAAACGAAACGAGTCGTCCAGGTCCGGAGGATGATCCCGCCCAGGGAAATGCTGCGCTACATGGCGTCCGTGCTTGCAGTCGTAGGCATCCTCGTGCTGATTCTGTTCCGATACGCGCAGGATTACCGGATGGAGCTCCAGATCAAGGAGATGAACGCCAACTACCAGCAGGCGACCGTCGACGTCAAAGTGCTGCAGGGCGAAGTGGCCAAGCTGTCCGACCCCGCCGTCATCGCCAAAAAAGCGAAAGAGCTCGGCATGACTCCGGCCGGAGCCGACAAGGCGGACGAAGGCCAAGAAGCAGGGCGGTAA
- a CDS encoding phage tail protein, translated as MSDQYVGEIRIFAGHYAPQGWAFCDGQALSIAGNELLFALIGTTYGGDGVQTFSLPDLRGRLPVHAGRSAAGTSYVLGQMAGAESVTLTAAQLPAHTHTVQANGSASDGDDPAGAFWGASDALKPYGAGAPTAFMAAGAVSAVGGGQAHGNMMPYLAFNFIIALQGQYPPQD; from the coding sequence ATGAGCGATCAATATGTAGGGGAGATTCGAATCTTCGCAGGCCATTATGCGCCTCAAGGCTGGGCATTCTGCGATGGGCAAGCGCTTTCAATCGCAGGCAACGAGCTGCTGTTCGCCCTGATCGGCACGACGTACGGCGGAGACGGCGTACAGACCTTCTCCTTGCCGGATTTGCGCGGAAGGCTGCCGGTCCATGCAGGGCGAAGCGCGGCCGGAACGAGCTACGTTCTCGGACAGATGGCGGGAGCGGAGAGCGTGACGCTGACGGCGGCTCAACTGCCCGCCCATACCCACACGGTCCAGGCAAACGGCAGCGCGAGCGACGGCGACGATCCCGCAGGGGCGTTCTGGGGGGCGAGCGATGCGCTCAAGCCTTACGGAGCCGGAGCTCCGACCGCGTTCATGGCGGCAGGTGCCGTATCCGCCGTCGGAGGCGGACAAGCCCATGGCAACATGATGCCGTATTTGGCATTCAACTTCATCATCGCGCTGCAAGGACAGTACCCCCCGCAAGACTGA
- a CDS encoding penicillin-binding transpeptidase domain-containing protein: MKANLAFQTVKRIKMRTVVVGGLITLLFLILLSRLFWVQVVKADFWLGEAKKIWAAEDTLPAERGTISDRNGTLLAMNIPAYSVVVDPKMLDKVGLAAEAAQGLAKLLGKPEAEVLQQATYRNDKGEFVQYRMLRPEGYQIDKAKADEVLALRKSLADSYKKRTGKTLREGAVGIVLEESSKRYYPNHFLAAHVLGYMNKEGQPVTGLEAGYNDLLKGQDGKVVYEKDGNRVQVASGKAEVQPAVNGGKLKLTLDAEIQNFLQDAIQKAYDQYKPESITAIAADPSTMEILGMGSLPSYDPNEYSKYKVGNFYNHAVSSLYEPGSTFKIVTLASAVQEGVFNPNATYMSGSIKVPGNTVRDIRRDGWGQISYLEGLKRSSNVAFVKLGYETLGKEKLVGYIENFGFGKRTGIELGNESKGVLNIVYPSDVARATFGQGTVAVTPIQQVAAVAAVANGGKLMKPHIVKSVEDPKTGKVTETKPEVVRQVISAETSRKVGEYLEQVVSDKEIGSGKNAAIAGYRIAGKTGTAQKVVGKGYSSDKYVVSFIGYAPVENPRLVVYVLVDSPNNPMVGGGTVAAPVFKEIVGNSLRYMGVKPSIDAKLASDGQAALTVPDLKGLGAAEAQAELKKRGLESKQVGKGAKVLQQMPAAGAVLAEKQRVYLLTEEESKLALPSLAGLSLRDALQLCSSAGKRCVTEGEGYVAAQTDARLNGEPVVKLTLKPPGAEEAAGSADGTAAAGAEAGGQAKPETGSG, from the coding sequence ATGAAGGCGAATCTTGCTTTTCAAACCGTGAAACGGATCAAAATGCGTACCGTCGTTGTCGGAGGGCTCATCACCCTCCTTTTTCTTATTCTGTTGAGCCGGCTGTTCTGGGTCCAGGTCGTGAAGGCGGACTTCTGGCTCGGCGAGGCGAAGAAAATCTGGGCGGCCGAGGACACGCTGCCGGCCGAACGAGGCACGATCAGCGACCGCAACGGCACGCTGCTGGCGATGAATATTCCCGCCTACTCCGTCGTCGTCGATCCGAAGATGCTGGACAAGGTCGGACTCGCCGCCGAAGCGGCGCAAGGCTTGGCCAAGCTGCTCGGCAAGCCGGAGGCGGAGGTGCTGCAGCAGGCGACGTACCGCAACGACAAGGGCGAGTTCGTCCAGTACCGCATGCTGCGTCCGGAAGGCTACCAGATCGACAAGGCGAAGGCCGACGAGGTGCTGGCGCTGCGCAAGTCGCTCGCCGACAGCTACAAGAAGCGGACGGGCAAGACGCTGCGCGAGGGAGCGGTTGGCATCGTGCTCGAGGAAAGCTCGAAGCGGTATTATCCGAATCATTTTCTCGCGGCGCATGTGCTCGGCTACATGAACAAGGAAGGCCAGCCGGTGACCGGCCTCGAGGCGGGCTACAACGATCTGCTCAAGGGGCAGGACGGCAAGGTCGTCTACGAGAAAGACGGCAACCGCGTCCAGGTGGCGAGCGGCAAGGCCGAGGTCCAGCCGGCGGTGAACGGCGGCAAGCTCAAGCTGACGCTCGATGCCGAGATCCAGAATTTCCTGCAGGACGCGATCCAGAAAGCGTACGACCAATACAAGCCGGAGAGCATCACGGCGATCGCCGCCGATCCGAGCACGATGGAGATTCTCGGTATGGGCAGCCTGCCCTCGTACGATCCGAACGAATACTCCAAGTACAAGGTCGGCAACTTTTACAACCATGCGGTCAGCTCCCTGTACGAGCCGGGCTCGACGTTCAAGATCGTGACGCTGGCCAGCGCGGTGCAGGAAGGCGTGTTCAACCCGAACGCGACCTACATGTCCGGTTCGATCAAAGTGCCGGGCAATACGGTTCGGGACATTCGACGCGACGGCTGGGGTCAGATCAGCTATCTGGAAGGGCTCAAGCGCTCCTCCAACGTCGCGTTCGTCAAGCTCGGCTATGAGACGCTCGGCAAGGAGAAGCTGGTCGGCTACATCGAGAACTTCGGCTTCGGCAAGCGCACCGGCATCGAGCTCGGCAACGAATCCAAAGGCGTGCTCAACATCGTCTATCCGTCCGACGTCGCCCGCGCGACGTTCGGGCAGGGTACGGTGGCGGTGACGCCGATCCAGCAGGTGGCCGCGGTCGCCGCCGTCGCCAACGGCGGCAAGCTGATGAAGCCGCACATCGTCAAGTCGGTCGAGGACCCGAAGACCGGCAAGGTGACGGAGACGAAGCCGGAGGTCGTGCGGCAGGTCATCAGCGCCGAGACGTCGCGCAAGGTCGGCGAGTATCTCGAGCAGGTCGTGTCCGACAAGGAGATCGGCAGCGGCAAGAACGCCGCGATCGCCGGCTACCGCATCGCCGGCAAGACCGGCACCGCGCAGAAGGTCGTCGGCAAAGGCTACTCGTCGGACAAATATGTCGTCTCCTTCATCGGCTACGCGCCGGTCGAAAATCCGCGTCTCGTCGTCTACGTGCTCGTCGACTCGCCGAACAACCCGATGGTCGGGGGCGGCACGGTCGCGGCGCCGGTATTCAAGGAGATTGTCGGCAACAGCCTGCGCTACATGGGCGTCAAGCCGTCGATCGACGCCAAGCTCGCTTCCGACGGACAGGCGGCGCTGACCGTGCCCGATCTGAAGGGGCTCGGCGCGGCCGAGGCGCAGGCGGAGCTGAAGAAGCGCGGCCTGGAGTCCAAGCAGGTGGGCAAAGGAGCGAAGGTGCTGCAGCAGATGCCGGCGGCCGGAGCGGTGCTGGCGGAAAAGCAGCGCGTCTACCTGCTCACCGAGGAGGAGAGCAAGCTGGCGCTGCCATCGCTCGCCGGGCTGTCGCTGCGGGACGCGCTGCAGCTTTGCTCCTCGGCGGGCAAGCGCTGCGTCACCGAAGGCGAAGGCTACGTCGCCGCCCAGACCGACGCGCGCCTGAACGGCGAGCCGGTCGTCAAGCTGACGCTGAAGCCTCCGGGCGCGGAGGAGGCGGCAGGCTCCGCCGACGGGACCGCCGCCGCAGGCGCGGAAGCCGGCGGCCAAGCGAAGCCGGAGACCGGCTCCGGCTGA